A stretch of Brassica napus cultivar Da-Ae chromosome C6, Da-Ae, whole genome shotgun sequence DNA encodes these proteins:
- the LOC106404723 gene encoding PTI1-like tyrosine-protein kinase At3g15890 codes for MRLFSCLCCGKGFDRKKNVKTEQPLWREFTLKELHAATNSFNYDNKLGEGRFGSVYWGQLPDGSQIAVKRLKASREEISFAVEVNILGGTRHKNLLTARGYCAEGQERLIVYEYIPNSSLVSHLHSSEPLLDWTRRMKIAVTSAQAIAYLHHHATPRIVHGDVRASNVLLDSEFEARVTDFGYGKLMPEEDGASKANNTSGYLSPECVESGGGSSMGDVYSFGVLLLELVTGKRPIERLNQTIKRGITEWVLLLVYEKKYGEIVDQRLNGKYVDKELKKVVLVGLMCAQSEPEKRPTMSEVVEMLMNESKEKMAYLEGIPLFNKNNGG; via the exons ATGCGATTATTTAGTTGCCTCTGTTGTGGAAAAGGGTTTGATCG GAAAAAGAATGTGAAGACTGAGCAGCCATTATGGAGGGAGTTTACATTAAAAGAACTTCACGCAGCCACAAACAGTTTTAATTATGACAACAAACTCGGTGAAGGTCGGTTTGGTAGTGTCTATTGGGGTCAGCTACCTGATGGATCTCAA ATTGCTGTCAAGAGGTTGAAGGCTAGCAGAGAAGAGATAAGTTTTGCTGTAGAAGTCAACATTCTAGGCGGTACTCGCCACAAGAATCTACTGACTGCACGAGGCTACTGTGCAGAAGGACAAGAACGGCTCATTGTATATGAGTACATACCAAATTCGAGCTTGGTCTCGCATCTTCATTCATCTGAGCCGCTTCTTGATTGGACCAGGCGGATGAAAATTGCAGTAACCTCTGCTCAGGCTATAGC CTACTTACACCATCATGCAACACCTCGAATAGTCCACGGAGATGTGAGAGCAAGCAATGTGCTGCTAGATTCTGAGTTCGAAGCTCGTGTTACTGATTTTGGATATGGTAAGCTGATGCCAGAGGAAGATGGAGCTTCTAAAGCTAACAACACTAGTGGTTATCTCTCACCGGAGTGTGTTGAATCCGGTGGAGGATCATCTATGGGAGAtgtttatagttttggtgttCTTTTGCTGGAACTGGTTACTGGTAAGAGACCTATAGAGAGGCTAAACCAGACGATCAAACGGGGTATTACCGAATGGGTTTTACTTCTGGTGTACGAGAAGAAGTATGGTGAAATTGTGGATCAGAGGCTGAATGGGAAGTATGTTGATAAGGAGCTGAAAAAGGTAGTTTTGGTAGGGCTAATGTGTGCTCAGAGTGAGCCAGAGAAGAGACCAACGATGTCTGAGGTTGTGGAGATGCTTATGAATGAATCTAAGGAGAAAATGGCTTATCTTGAAGGTATTCCACTCTTCAACAAAAACAATGGAGGTTGA